One genomic segment of Prochlorococcus marinus str. MIT 0919 includes these proteins:
- the psbX gene encoding photosystem II reaction center X protein — translation MAFPVLNLFLDVAISSQAATNSAIGMIGSFLAAAALIVVPAASFLIWVSQKDALERRG, via the coding sequence ATGGCTTTTCCTGTGTTAAATCTCTTCCTAGATGTTGCCATTTCCAGTCAGGCAGCGACTAACTCTGCCATCGGAATGATTGGCAGCTTTTTAGCAGCAGCAGCATTAATTGTTGTTCCTGCAGCGTCGTTTTTGATTTGGGTTTCTCAGAAAGATGCTTTAGAAAGAAGGGGGTAA
- the accC gene encoding acetyl-CoA carboxylase biotin carboxylase subunit produces MPIGKVLIANRGEIALRILRSCRELGISTVAVYSTIDRNALHVQLADEAVCVGDSPSNKSYLNVPNILAAATSRGVDAIHPGYGFLAENDRFAEMCSDHGIVFVGPAANAIRSMGDKATAKSTMINVGVPTVPGTDGLLGSPEEAATFAKQIGYPVMIKATAGGGGRGMRLVPGPDSLEDLFKAAQGEAEAAFGNPGLYMEKFIDRPRHVEVQILADSHGNVVHLGERDCSIQRRHQKLLEESPSPALDSNLRLRMGEAAVSAAKSIKYEGAGTVEFLLDRQGNFYFMEMNTRIQVEHPVTEMVTGIDLIAEQLRIAGGEAISFTQDDVQLRGHAIECRINAEDSSHNFRPSPGKITGWLPPGGPGVRVDSHVYTGYEIPPFYDSLIGKLIVWDHDRQSALKRMRRALNECAVTGIPTTIDFHLQLLDRQDFLNGDVHTKYVEQEMLNN; encoded by the coding sequence ATGCCTATCGGCAAGGTTCTAATTGCTAACCGCGGCGAGATTGCGTTACGCATTCTCCGCAGTTGCAGGGAGTTAGGCATTTCTACTGTGGCTGTATATAGCACCATTGATAGAAATGCATTGCATGTGCAACTTGCTGATGAGGCAGTTTGTGTGGGCGATTCCCCCAGCAATAAAAGTTACTTAAATGTTCCAAATATTTTGGCTGCAGCAACATCTAGAGGCGTGGATGCCATTCATCCAGGTTATGGATTTTTAGCTGAAAATGATCGATTTGCAGAAATGTGCTCTGATCATGGAATTGTTTTTGTAGGCCCTGCCGCAAATGCAATTCGTTCAATGGGCGATAAAGCAACAGCTAAGTCAACAATGATTAATGTCGGAGTTCCAACTGTTCCAGGGACAGATGGCTTGCTGGGTAGCCCTGAGGAGGCCGCAACATTCGCTAAGCAAATAGGTTATCCAGTTATGATTAAAGCCACTGCAGGAGGCGGTGGACGCGGTATGCGCTTGGTTCCCGGTCCAGATAGCCTTGAAGATTTGTTTAAAGCTGCTCAGGGTGAGGCAGAGGCTGCATTTGGCAACCCTGGCTTATATATGGAAAAATTTATTGACCGACCTCGCCATGTAGAGGTGCAGATTTTGGCAGATAGCCATGGCAATGTTGTACATCTGGGAGAAAGGGATTGCTCTATTCAAAGACGTCATCAGAAATTATTAGAAGAATCACCTAGTCCAGCATTAGATTCTAATTTAAGACTTCGGATGGGAGAAGCTGCTGTTTCAGCTGCGAAAAGTATCAAATATGAAGGAGCAGGTACGGTTGAATTTTTGCTTGACCGTCAAGGTAATTTTTATTTCATGGAAATGAATACACGCATCCAAGTAGAGCATCCAGTAACAGAAATGGTTACTGGTATTGATTTAATTGCAGAACAACTTCGTATTGCCGGAGGGGAAGCAATTTCATTTACTCAGGATGATGTGCAACTTCGTGGACATGCTATTGAATGCAGGATTAATGCTGAAGATTCGTCTCATAATTTCCGTCCTTCTCCTGGCAAAATCACTGGTTGGCTTCCTCCTGGAGGTCCTGGTGTAAGAGTCGATAGTCATGTATATACAGGTTATGAGATACCCCCTTTTTATGATTCTTTAATAGGGAAGTTAATTGTTTGGGATCATGATCGTCAGTCAGCGCTTAAAAGAATGAGGCGAGCACTTAATGAATGTGCAGTTACTGGCATTCCAACTACTATTGACTTTCATTTGCAATTACTTGATCGACAAGACTTTTTAAATGGAGATGTTCATACGAAATACGTTGAGCAAGAAATGCTCAATAATTAA
- a CDS encoding Ycf66 family protein — MVNASLNWASIVGIVLAVSGAGLYFLRSFKPALARDYDVFFAAIGLLCGGILFFQGWRLDPILQFGQFLLAGTTVFFAYESVRLRGVATDQARRSSYFDDDFDSPVPPKRSYRSSDEDDFDQFEEPQSIRRRFSGSDRDDYGQSDEDFYRPKRTPRPAIPEQAASRRSRVQSDSLNQDPEQSRRMARFRNSSDQLDKRSSFGDRRSFRQDQRRGSRPVATRDPSVNRRSRDLDDGKRNNAQNDQSPSSRRFREPKGAPINRNAEDAAFSPSVKRGTRSSGSGSGRVNPSARAQQNFSDNDDRSPRSPRTSNSRPRDNSSRFDD; from the coding sequence TTGGTCAATGCCAGTCTTAATTGGGCCAGCATTGTAGGTATTGTCTTGGCCGTATCCGGTGCGGGTCTCTATTTCTTGCGATCCTTCAAGCCAGCTTTGGCTAGGGATTACGATGTTTTTTTTGCGGCTATAGGTTTGTTATGTGGCGGGATTTTATTTTTTCAGGGTTGGCGCCTAGACCCGATTCTTCAATTTGGACAATTTCTACTTGCTGGAACAACAGTTTTCTTTGCTTATGAAAGTGTTCGCCTAAGAGGAGTTGCCACTGATCAGGCTAGGAGGTCATCTTATTTTGATGATGATTTTGATTCTCCTGTTCCTCCTAAAAGGAGTTATAGGTCTTCAGATGAAGACGATTTTGATCAATTCGAAGAACCTCAGTCAATTAGAAGGAGATTTTCTGGTTCTGATAGAGATGATTATGGACAATCAGACGAAGATTTCTATAGACCAAAAAGAACTCCCCGTCCTGCTATTCCTGAACAAGCAGCTAGTAGGAGAAGTCGCGTCCAAAGTGATTCTTTAAATCAGGACCCTGAGCAATCTAGAAGAATGGCAAGATTTCGAAATTCTTCGGATCAATTGGATAAAAGATCTAGTTTTGGTGATCGAAGAAGTTTTAGGCAAGATCAGAGGAGAGGTAGTAGGCCAGTAGCTACTAGAGACCCTTCAGTAAATAGAAGATCTAGAGATCTAGATGATGGCAAACGGAATAATGCTCAAAATGACCAAAGCCCTTCTTCTAGAAGATTTAGAGAGCCAAAGGGAGCGCCTATTAACAGAAATGCAGAGGACGCTGCGTTTTCTCCATCAGTTAAAAGAGGTACTAGATCATCTGGTTCAGGATCAGGGAGAGTAAACCCTTCTGCAAGAGCCCAACAAAATTTTTCTGATAATGATGATAGATCCCCTAGATCCCCTAGAACTTCAAACTCAAGGCCAAGAGATAATAGTTCAAGATTTGATGATTGA
- the smc gene encoding chromosome segregation protein SMC — MVYINQVELTHFKSFGGSMRIPLEKGFTVVTGPNGSGKSNILDGILFCLGLATSRGMRADRLPDLVNSGVLRAGKSAETVVSVRFDLHDWEPDLAEDGLEIPEEGPWIKHGQKEWIVSRRLRVMPGGSYSSIYSSDGEICTLQQLQTQLRRLRIDPEGSNVVMQGDVTRIVSMSNKDRRGLIDELAGVALFDHRIEQARTKLDNVFERQERCRIVEQELLASKQRLEKDCEKARLYKQLKDEYQLVRQQESVLAFKAAKEAFEELKIRRRKLLEKETLDRNSLLEVEKKLADSSNKLQILQKEVKALGEDKLIAVQAEIAGLETQSRELDRQAIHNKEEGQKLQETRKDLIARQHSIQEETPSRIDSDLPFKLQTAEAKYKDAQAALEVSKRRLADIAGHSGDLIDQQRDLTATRQTLHLELRPLQEEQQKLEEGLLQIGERVKELTADQDRDTVEDQKIQNELEGLNREWEQLLNEIETTKQEIKVKNDQLLLQERTRLRLSKDQTRIEKEIARLESRRETLQESRGTGALRLLLQSGLEGIHGPVAKLAEVDNHHRLALEVAAGARIGQIVVDDDHIAAKAIDLLKKKKAGRLTFLPLNKIRKLGVSRNQDHLLRGTNTNINGLLGKAVDLIAFDPIYKCIFAYVLGETLVFNDINSARDHLGKYRSVTLAGELLEKTGAMTGGSLIGRSSYLSFGNSSETDEIEPLRNRLLDLGETLLKSAQEENDLINFLENHRSLLRNLEQKQASLDAQRSAFKRSNGPLFERTKERNDRLNSLDNTKNDYTKRLNLLAKKIKPLIARLEDIDKNYKLFDAGEHSDNWRQMQEGFKIADLNFEEARADRDQILNEKRKGELVLERMEDKKNSLFIEQNRLQDAIDLLAKQHKQWKEQSIILVEKKNKLELEKKNLETSFGEKRKERDKAEAELSNARQLFQDMQWKLERLVEDIKSLDEELRSSEVRICELEKNLPDPLPEISEEVISQGLEALQNQLKDIEKRIEALEPVNMLALEELEKLELRLTDLAEKLEVLTEERSELLLRVETVATLRQEAFMEAFQAVDGYFRQIFASLSEGDGHLQLDNSDDPLEGGLTLVAHPKGKAVRRLAAMSGGEKSLTALSFLFALQRFRPSPFYALDEVDSFLDGVNVERLSALIASQAEDAQFMVVSHRRPMIAAATRTIGVTQARGSHTQVVGLPTAA; from the coding sequence TTGGTTTACATCAATCAGGTAGAGCTTACACATTTTAAGTCCTTTGGGGGATCGATGAGGATCCCTTTGGAAAAGGGATTTACTGTTGTAACTGGACCTAATGGATCTGGTAAAAGCAATATTCTTGATGGAATTTTGTTTTGCCTTGGCTTGGCTACGAGCAGAGGCATGCGAGCTGATAGGTTGCCTGATCTTGTTAATAGTGGGGTTTTGAGAGCGGGTAAATCAGCAGAGACAGTTGTTTCGGTTAGGTTTGACCTCCATGATTGGGAACCTGATTTAGCAGAAGATGGCCTAGAGATTCCTGAAGAAGGACCATGGATTAAGCATGGTCAGAAAGAGTGGATTGTTTCTAGACGTCTACGAGTGATGCCAGGAGGTTCCTATAGTTCTATTTACAGTTCGGATGGTGAGATATGTACTTTGCAGCAACTTCAAACTCAATTGAGACGTTTGAGAATTGACCCTGAAGGAAGCAACGTAGTGATGCAGGGTGATGTAACTCGAATTGTTTCTATGAGCAATAAAGATCGCCGGGGACTGATTGATGAATTGGCAGGTGTTGCACTTTTTGATCATCGCATTGAGCAAGCTCGTACAAAGCTTGACAATGTTTTTGAACGTCAAGAACGTTGTCGAATTGTTGAGCAAGAGTTACTTGCCTCTAAGCAGCGCTTAGAGAAAGATTGTGAAAAAGCTAGGCTATACAAACAGCTTAAAGATGAATATCAGCTTGTTAGGCAGCAAGAATCTGTCTTAGCTTTTAAGGCCGCCAAAGAAGCTTTTGAGGAGCTTAAAATCCGTAGAAGGAAGTTATTAGAAAAAGAAACACTTGATAGAAACTCTCTTCTTGAAGTAGAAAAAAAACTTGCAGACTCCTCCAATAAATTGCAAATACTGCAAAAAGAAGTTAAAGCTTTAGGAGAAGATAAATTAATCGCTGTTCAAGCAGAAATAGCAGGCTTAGAAACTCAATCACGTGAGCTAGATAGGCAAGCTATTCACAACAAAGAAGAAGGTCAAAAATTGCAGGAAACAAGAAAAGATTTAATTGCCCGACAACATTCAATACAAGAAGAAACTCCTTCAAGAATAGATTCTGACTTACCTTTCAAACTTCAAACTGCAGAGGCTAAATATAAAGATGCTCAAGCAGCTTTAGAAGTTTCAAAAAGAAGACTTGCTGATATAGCAGGCCATTCAGGGGATTTGATTGATCAGCAAAGGGATTTAACAGCAACTCGTCAAACATTGCATCTAGAGCTTAGGCCTCTTCAGGAAGAGCAACAAAAATTGGAAGAGGGACTTTTACAGATTGGAGAAAGAGTAAAAGAGCTTACAGCTGATCAGGATCGAGACACTGTGGAGGATCAAAAAATACAAAACGAGTTGGAAGGCCTTAATAGAGAATGGGAGCAACTCCTAAATGAGATTGAGACTACAAAGCAAGAGATTAAAGTGAAAAATGACCAGTTACTTTTACAGGAAAGAACTCGATTACGTCTTTCTAAAGATCAAACAAGAATTGAGAAAGAAATAGCTCGTTTAGAAAGTAGGAGAGAAACTTTACAGGAAAGCAGAGGTACTGGGGCTCTAAGGCTTTTACTCCAATCTGGGTTGGAGGGTATTCATGGACCTGTAGCAAAGTTAGCTGAAGTAGATAATCATCATCGCCTTGCTTTAGAAGTTGCTGCAGGAGCGAGAATTGGACAGATAGTGGTTGATGATGATCATATTGCTGCGAAGGCAATTGATTTGTTAAAAAAGAAAAAAGCAGGAAGATTAACTTTTTTACCTCTTAACAAAATCCGTAAGTTAGGAGTTTCAAGAAATCAAGATCATTTATTAAGGGGTACAAATACAAACATTAATGGCCTCCTTGGTAAAGCAGTTGACCTTATTGCATTTGATCCAATTTATAAATGCATTTTTGCTTATGTCTTAGGAGAAACTCTTGTTTTTAATGATATTAATTCTGCTCGAGATCATTTAGGCAAATATCGTTCTGTAACTCTTGCTGGAGAACTATTAGAAAAAACTGGTGCAATGACAGGTGGTAGTTTGATAGGTAGAAGTAGTTATTTAAGCTTTGGCAATAGTTCTGAAACAGATGAAATAGAGCCTTTACGAAACAGATTGCTTGACTTAGGAGAAACTCTTTTAAAGTCTGCTCAAGAAGAAAATGATTTAATTAACTTTTTAGAAAACCATCGCTCTTTGTTAAGGAACTTAGAGCAGAAACAGGCTTCCTTAGATGCTCAAAGGTCAGCATTTAAGCGTTCTAATGGCCCTTTATTTGAACGAACCAAAGAAAGAAATGATAGATTAAACTCTTTAGATAATACTAAAAATGATTATACGAAACGATTAAACTTGCTTGCCAAGAAAATTAAACCCTTAATTGCTCGGCTGGAAGATATAGATAAGAATTACAAGTTATTTGATGCTGGTGAGCATTCTGATAATTGGCGTCAAATGCAGGAGGGATTTAAAATTGCAGATTTAAATTTTGAAGAAGCTCGTGCAGACAGAGATCAAATTTTAAATGAAAAAAGGAAGGGTGAATTAGTTTTAGAACGGATGGAAGACAAAAAGAATTCACTTTTTATTGAGCAAAACCGTTTACAGGATGCAATAGATTTATTAGCTAAACAACATAAGCAATGGAAAGAACAAAGTATAATTTTAGTAGAGAAAAAAAATAAACTTGAACTAGAGAAAAAAAATCTTGAAACAAGTTTTGGTGAAAAGCGTAAAGAAAGGGATAAGGCAGAGGCTGAACTTTCAAATGCTCGTCAATTATTTCAGGATATGCAATGGAAATTAGAAAGATTAGTAGAAGATATTAAAAGCCTTGATGAGGAATTAAGGTCAAGTGAGGTTAGAATTTGTGAATTAGAAAAAAATCTTCCCGATCCATTACCTGAGATTTCAGAAGAAGTTATTTCACAAGGATTAGAGGCCCTGCAGAATCAATTAAAAGACATTGAAAAACGTATTGAAGCGTTAGAACCAGTCAATATGCTTGCTTTGGAAGAATTAGAAAAACTAGAATTGAGACTCACGGATCTTGCTGAAAAGCTAGAAGTTTTAACCGAAGAACGCTCTGAATTACTTTTGCGTGTTGAAACTGTTGCGACTTTGAGGCAAGAGGCTTTTATGGAAGCTTTTCAAGCGGTAGATGGTTATTTTCGTCAAATTTTTGCGAGTTTGTCTGAAGGCGATGGGCATCTTCAGCTTGATAATTCTGACGATCCTCTTGAAGGAGGACTTACTTTAGTTGCTCATCCAAAAGGTAAAGCTGTGAGAAGACTGGCTGCGATGTCTGGAGGGGAAAAGTCATTAACTGCTTTAAGTTTCTTATTTGCATTACAACGTTTTCGCCCTTCACCATTTTATGCATTAGATGAAGTTGATAGTTTTCTCGATGGCGTCAATGTTGAACGTTTATCAGCTTTAATTGCTAGTCAGGCAGAGGATGCACAGTTTATGGTTGTTAGTCATCGTAGGCCAATGATTGCCGCTGCAACAAGAACTATTGGTGTCACTCAAGCACGCGGATCTCATACACAGGTTGTTGGTTTGCCTACTGCTGCCTGA
- a CDS encoding chlorophyll a/b-binding protein, with translation MSTNKPTNLQAVEPSINPVSENNNDSSNDLATATTSDIPAFGWSAYAERVNGRFAMVGFIAILLIEALSRSNFLEWAGFIS, from the coding sequence ATGAGCACAAACAAACCTACAAACCTACAAGCAGTGGAACCATCTATTAATCCAGTCAGCGAAAATAATAATGATTCTTCTAATGATTTAGCTACTGCTACAACCTCAGATATCCCTGCTTTTGGTTGGAGTGCATACGCTGAAAGGGTAAATGGACGTTTTGCAATGGTTGGATTCATAGCAATTCTGCTAATAGAAGCATTAAGCAGATCTAACTTCCTTGAATGGGCAGGATTTATCTCCTAA
- a CDS encoding glycosyl transferase: MHSITTTKNKSKTFSLVIVSNGPGEISTWVKPVVEKLNSKIEAIHKTKSVLIKKHLVLVPCPNATGSEHEVAKKWNYFETISRPKSFWHLLIKPHKYHSFSNEGIVIFLGGDQFWTVLLSLRLGFQHITYAEWVARWPHWNNRIAAMSNKVKKSIPKSIRNRCTVVGDLMADLNIQGSNEYSLTKDKWIALLPGSKKAKLSVGIPFFLELADQLSKLMPECHFLLPVAPTTCIQELEYFSNAQHNSIASKYKSGIKQISSSFENKECKKLITLNGTEIELIEDHPAHKALIQCQLALTTVGANTAELGALGIPMIVIVPTQHIHVMEAWDGLMGIISRLPILKYFIGILISLWRMRKNRYMAWPNITANKMIVPERIGDIYPKDIAKEAFEWISSPERLKGQKEDLRSLRGQPGAAERMAVEIINLIPKSFVNDKNV; this comes from the coding sequence TTGCATTCAATAACCACCACAAAAAATAAATCAAAAACTTTTTCATTGGTAATTGTTTCTAATGGTCCAGGGGAAATATCTACTTGGGTTAAACCTGTTGTAGAAAAACTAAATTCAAAAATAGAAGCCATTCATAAAACTAAATCTGTTCTAATCAAAAAGCATTTGGTTTTAGTCCCATGCCCAAATGCAACAGGGAGTGAGCATGAAGTTGCTAAAAAATGGAATTATTTTGAAACAATATCTCGTCCGAAATCATTCTGGCATTTATTAATTAAGCCTCATAAATATCATTCATTCTCAAATGAAGGGATCGTAATTTTTCTGGGCGGAGATCAATTCTGGACTGTTTTATTATCTTTAAGATTAGGCTTTCAGCATATAACTTATGCTGAATGGGTTGCAAGGTGGCCACATTGGAATAATCGTATTGCAGCGATGTCAAATAAAGTAAAAAAATCTATCCCTAAATCCATTAGGAATCGTTGTACAGTTGTGGGTGATTTAATGGCTGATTTAAATATTCAGGGCAGCAACGAGTACTCTTTAACTAAAGATAAATGGATCGCTTTGTTACCAGGCTCTAAAAAAGCCAAACTTTCCGTAGGTATTCCTTTTTTTCTAGAGTTAGCAGATCAATTATCAAAATTGATGCCGGAATGTCACTTCTTACTACCCGTTGCACCTACTACATGTATACAAGAATTAGAATACTTTAGTAATGCGCAACACAACTCCATTGCTAGTAAATATAAATCCGGTATTAAGCAAATTAGTTCGTCTTTCGAAAATAAAGAGTGTAAAAAATTGATCACATTGAACGGGACTGAGATAGAGCTAATCGAAGATCATCCAGCCCACAAGGCTCTTATTCAATGCCAATTAGCCTTAACAACAGTAGGTGCAAATACTGCTGAATTAGGAGCTTTAGGTATACCAATGATTGTGATTGTTCCCACACAACATATTCACGTTATGGAAGCATGGGATGGATTAATGGGAATAATTTCTAGACTACCAATATTAAAATATTTTATTGGTATTTTAATCTCACTATGGCGGATGAGAAAAAATCGCTATATGGCATGGCCAAATATAACTGCAAATAAAATGATTGTGCCTGAAAGAATTGGTGATATTTACCCTAAAGACATAGCAAAGGAAGCATTTGAATGGATATCTTCCCCTGAAAGACTTAAAGGTCAAAAAGAAGATTTAAGAAGTTTAAGAGGTCAACCTGGTGCAGCAGAAAGAATGGCAGTTGAAATAATTAACTTAATACCTAAATCATTTGTTAATGATAAAAATGTTTAA
- a CDS encoding PRC-barrel domain-containing protein: MTNTQFPSDSSEAIPTDRLWLRAELMGTQVITTDTGRRLGVVGEVVVDIDRREVIALGLRDNPLTRFLPGLPKWMLLDRIRQVGDVILVDSIDSLSENFESDRYSKVINCQVITESGEQLGRVLGFSFDIETGELISLVMGALGVPLLGEGVLSTWEIPVDEIVSSGADRIIVYEGAEEKLKQLSSGLLEKLGVGGTSWEERERERYRVNLVPVENQLSSGEDLVQEQKVLQASSQEVFQEEEQELEYVELEDSNKFRELKSRYLEDPIPTSTDQYNEYYEDDIQLGQYNEEYRSASKKRNINDQPINEVQMQSRRAIQNNDELLDVEPMEENSLENTEIPITKDQSILDNHDSIEDPW; this comes from the coding sequence TTGACCAATACGCAATTCCCCAGCGACTCATCTGAAGCGATACCAACTGACAGGCTTTGGTTGCGTGCAGAATTGATGGGAACGCAGGTCATTACTACTGATACAGGGCGCCGTTTAGGAGTTGTTGGAGAGGTTGTTGTTGATATAGACAGACGTGAAGTGATAGCGCTTGGATTGAGAGATAACCCATTGACTCGTTTTTTACCTGGGCTTCCAAAATGGATGCTTCTTGATCGAATTCGACAAGTAGGGGATGTAATTTTAGTTGACTCAATTGACTCTTTAAGTGAAAACTTTGAATCTGATAGGTATAGCAAGGTAATCAATTGTCAAGTGATTACTGAATCAGGTGAGCAATTAGGAAGAGTCCTTGGCTTTTCTTTTGATATTGAGACTGGAGAGTTGATTAGTTTAGTTATGGGTGCGTTGGGTGTGCCGCTTTTAGGGGAGGGTGTTTTAAGTACTTGGGAAATCCCTGTAGATGAAATCGTTAGTAGTGGTGCTGACAGAATTATTGTTTATGAGGGAGCAGAAGAGAAATTGAAACAATTAAGTAGCGGTTTGCTAGAAAAATTAGGAGTAGGAGGTACTAGTTGGGAAGAAAGAGAAAGAGAAAGATATCGAGTCAATCTTGTGCCAGTAGAGAATCAATTGTCTTCTGGGGAAGATTTGGTACAGGAGCAAAAGGTTTTACAAGCTTCATCTCAAGAAGTGTTTCAAGAAGAAGAACAAGAATTAGAATATGTTGAGTTAGAAGATAGTAATAAATTCAGAGAATTAAAATCTAGATACTTAGAAGATCCGATTCCTACAAGTACGGATCAATATAACGAATACTATGAAGATGATATTCAATTAGGTCAATACAATGAAGAATATCGCTCAGCTTCAAAAAAACGGAATATAAATGACCAGCCTATTAATGAAGTCCAGATGCAGAGTCGTCGAGCAATACAAAATAACGATGAATTATTAGATGTTGAACCGATGGAAGAAAATAGTTTAGAGAATACAGAAATTCCAATTACAAAAGATCAATCGATCTTAGATAATCATGATTCAATCGAGGATCCTTGGTAA
- a CDS encoding YggT family protein yields MTPILIQGLPILAFSLSIFLAAFSLAFLMRIVMTWYSQENFKGKIWILFVFPTEPFLKNTRRLIPPIGGVDITPVIWFGIISLIRELLVGQQGIISQIIFNSHSFQ; encoded by the coding sequence GTGACGCCAATCTTGATTCAAGGACTTCCAATTCTAGCTTTCTCATTGAGCATATTTTTGGCAGCATTCTCTCTCGCATTCCTTATGAGGATTGTCATGACATGGTATTCCCAGGAAAATTTCAAAGGGAAGATCTGGATTTTATTTGTCTTTCCAACTGAACCTTTCTTAAAAAATACAAGACGGCTTATTCCTCCAATTGGAGGAGTGGATATCACTCCAGTTATTTGGTTTGGAATAATAAGCCTCATACGAGAGTTATTAGTTGGTCAGCAAGGAATCATTTCTCAGATAATTTTCAATAGCCATTCTTTCCAATAA